The Leopardus geoffroyi isolate Oge1 chromosome D3, O.geoffroyi_Oge1_pat1.0, whole genome shotgun sequence region aaaaaagagagatggaaagacgGATCCCTGGTTACCTTACTTGGGGGCCTGCACTCCCCAGCGCCTGCAGATAAAGCCACCCAGTGGCCTGGGTCAGCATCCTGCCACTCACAACCGTGGGTCCCAACTGACAATCTGGGTGACATTAGGAACTGAAGACGTGGTCCGCTAGTGTGGTTTTTAAGCAGTTTTGTGGGGGCcggtttgttttttggtttttgtttctttaaaaggcTATAAGCACTGGCTGAAGCCCTCCAGAACTTTAGGTTCTGAAGCTTCTGGGTCCCTCTGGGCTCATTCAAGACCCACAGTAgaacacccccgcccccccccccccccggagtaACATCGGATAGCTCCTTAGCTTACTGGCATCGAGTACTAACAGGGACTTAAACACGATCTGTTCGCAGGGCATCCTGGCTGACTTCTGCTTATATGCAGGAGTGCTGTTTGTTGGGAACGTGGAAGAGACACAAGGAAGAATTACCCGTAGTAAAAGTAGCTCTTGCGATTGATTGGTTTATTGCAGGAGGTGAGGAGCTGAGAGGCCTAACACAGGTTTGTGCGGCTCCGGGGCCACCACACTAGCCTGCCCTTTGGTCCTTCCTGTCCCCACGGAGGCCCCTACGAATCTCCTCCCCTCAGGGCGTCCCTTCCTGCAGCCCCCATTTCGTgtgcctccacccctcctccttcccctgcgTGCCACCCCCCAGTACAAGTGACAGGCCTGTGCAAGTGCCCGTGGTTTAGAACAGAAGCATCTTCAAAATTCATCATCTGAGAGCGAACATTTGGGTCGAGAGCCGGCTGGGTCCCCTGCAGCGTGCATCCTTAGCCACTTGTGAACCCGCGTCTGGAGTGTGACCGGGGAGGGCTCTGCTCATCCATGTCACCCAGCACTTGGAGCATGTACCTGCCGATGTAGATGAGCAACTGTCCGGTCACCTGGGCGGCATGGGACAGGACCCGCAGCAGGCTCCTGCAACAAAGGGGACGGGGCACAGGTCAGGCTTGGAGCTCTAGGCCAGCGAGGGGCAGACAGTGCGGGAATCCTTCACCTCCCCCCAAACATCCGCTCAGAGCAGGCACCGCTCACTGAAGGagccaccccccctccacccgcCAGGGCCTGCTACAGTGCACATGCTGATGCACGAGGCCGAAGACCACCTTCCTTCTAGCCGCTTCCAAACGTGGCCTGTTGTTCAGGAACTAGGAAGCCCTGAGTAGGCTGACGGTGCTCTTGAGAGCATACAGTGAGTCCTGTCCTCTGGCAGCTTGCTTACTCTGGCCACTGTGGGTGTTGGGGCTTGTTACTAAAATCAGGCAAGTCAGGTGTGAAAGGAGAAGCTGAAGGAGACTGATCCTGTGACCCAGTTTGCTTAGGGTGGCCAGGACATCCCATCTCGGCCCTGTTGTGGCCTCTACGCCTCAGGGCTGAGGCTGGCATTCCTGTTATTTCAGACTAAAAAAGTGGCTGTGACTCAAATTCTTACGCTCTACCGAGTCCAGAGTTAAAGGATTTCGTTCCAGTTTTAAAGACCTGTCATGTTATTTTAAAGGCCTGGGGGTCAGCTGTGCTGGTCGGGAGAGCCCCCTGGCCCTGGGATCCCACAACAGGACCCTGGTGTGAGGCCTTTGATGTGGGGACTTTGGTGACTTCTGTGGCTGCTTGTGGTGCCATCAGATGTCAGATGGTAAGAATTAGTGACAAGAAGGCCGAATTTGCCTCTTAAAGATTTTGTTGAGGTGGGATTTTAGGTGAGGTTTACTTTCTTCATTATACTTTTCCAAGTTGTTAGAACTCTCCGTCTCATTTTAGAAAACCAATCAATCAAGCTATTTTCTCCCATCTCAGCTAAAAGAGGAAGCTCCCCGGGGGGTCAGGTGTTGAGATTTCAACACGGGCACAGTGACAATTGTCTATGAGTTGGCCATTAATGGTTCTGAGAGGGAAATGGAAGCCATTGAGAAGCCACTGCCTGAGCTCCCTCtgtgccagggcctggggcccCATCAGAGGAGGCCAATCTCATTTCCAAAGCATTTCCTTCCAAAGCTGCTGTCAGCCGCTGCAACCTTTTTAGaccttctgtctctcccccctccaTCCACCCCTCCACAGGAAGTGGTTATTTTGAGGATCAATACGAATTTACTAGAGGACAGAAGTAGGTGTGTTTAGAGCCTATGCAATCAAAGCACTTAGGAGGAaccttctcttttaaaagatgATGAAACCAAGTCTCAGAGACATTAAGCAGCCTgttgaaggtcacacagctggctgcTCAGAGGCAAAGCTGGGTGGGACCATGGATGTCCCTCTCAGTCCAGGCCTCAGGGCAGGTGTCCAGCCTGGTTACAACCACAGAGTATTCCTGGTGAGCATACAGAATTTGTTCAGAAAGGTGCGGGTATGGATTGGGGATCTGTCTTGTACAGGCTCCCGCATCTGCCAGACTGGCCTCAGCCTGTGGGGCGACAGTGCCCTTGCCAGGGCATGTGGGTATGTGGAAAAGGCACAGGCCCATGCCACCTTGCTGCTAGGTTCAAGTTAGCAGTAATACAGAAGATACCAAAGAGCATTCCTCCGGGGTTCGTGGCTATTCTGTGTAAACCGCGTCAGAATCGCCATGGCTCCGTTTTAGCTGCCATTGCTTAGAACAAAGGTTTTAAAGTGCACAGccctagtttttaaaagaaatttggttccttttcatatttattatttagtttttgattCCATTTAGTATTTAATGGtccctgaagaaaaaaatgtatatacacctTGGCTCAAGACTCTCTGTTTTCTGATGTAAGTCTGGGTGTAAGTACCGTGTGACATCGTGAATTAGTGAACGCCAGCAGCTACCAGGCAGGTCAGGGCCCCCGGGGGGCTGGGCTTGGCAGTGCAAAGCAGCAGGCTGGGGATGGCCCAGGCGCGGTTTCCAGAACCCAGTTGACCCCCATGTCTGTTACCTCAGCAGGGCTTTGACTCCCGTGCACCGGATGTCGTAGGACACCGAATACATCTCATACATGGTGGCCTTCACGTTGAGGCAGCCAATGACATCCTTGGGATTCAGCTTGTACAAGTCGAAGGTGACTCTCGCTATTCCTGATTTCTTTGGCTGCTGGCGGGCTGGGGCGTGGTTACCAGCCTAGAAccatggagggaggaagagacttAAGGAGCATGGCTAGGACGTGCAAATTGTGTAAT contains the following coding sequences:
- the CIDEA gene encoding cell death activator CIDE-A isoform X2, which translates into the protein METARDYAGALIRPLTFMGSQTKKVLLTPLMHSSRPFRVSNHDRSSRRGVMANSLKELLSKTLDALVITSGLVTLVLEEDGTVVDTEEFFQTLGDNTHFMILEKGQRWTPAGNHAPARQQPKKSGIARVTFDLYKLNPKDVIGCLNVKATMYEMYSVSYDIRCTGVKALLRSLLRVLSHAAQVTGQLLIYIGRYMLQVLGDMDEQSPPRSHSRRGFTSG
- the CIDEA gene encoding cell death activator CIDE-A isoform X3; this translates as MGSQTKKVLLTPLMHSSRPFRVSNHDRSSRRGVMANSLKELLSKTLDALVITSGLVTLVLEEDGTVVDTEEFFQTLGDNTHFMILEKGQRWTPAGNHAPARQQPKKSGIARVTFDLYKLNPKDVIGCLNVKATMYEMYSVSYDIRCTGVKALLRSLLRVLSHAAQVTGQLLIYIGRYMLQVLGDMDEQSPPRSHSRRGFTSG